A genomic segment from Lutibacter sp. A80 encodes:
- a CDS encoding cytochrome c biogenesis protein ResB, with protein sequence MNLFDKNMSENTIKFQRKLWENPWGYAESFFIGFGLMLTGFFLEVFAGSEHIVTVSYPYNIFILFGYILVLFVLYKKFADKQLIRWLTKVPASISSIVLITILVMFMGIIPQVPSTNNLINNLGLNRITTNWAFLLILFQFLTCLGLISIKRILQFKWSNFGFILNHVGLFLALTAGMLGTGDLQRLSINLYEEKPSWIATDAQNNQLELPFAFYLKDFVIEEYAPKLALIDNSTGSISQNKGNNLYLVEKDETYFFNNFEVTVEDYLPNAIRFGMRYEPVNEIGAPPAAFISVKNIENDSIQKGWISSGSFRYSYESLKINDAYSMVMTIPEAKKFSSDIDILTKEGERISTVLEVNKPFKFRGYKIYQLSYDDKMGKWSNLSVLELVKDPWLPLIYLGIFMMIAGAIYMFWMGNKITKNE encoded by the coding sequence TTGAATTTATTCGATAAAAATATGAGTGAAAATACCATAAAATTTCAACGCAAACTTTGGGAAAACCCTTGGGGTTACGCTGAATCTTTTTTTATAGGTTTTGGATTAATGCTAACAGGCTTTTTTTTAGAAGTTTTTGCAGGTTCAGAACATATAGTTACAGTTTCGTATCCGTACAATATTTTTATATTGTTTGGTTATATTTTAGTGTTATTTGTACTGTATAAAAAATTTGCAGATAAGCAGTTGATTCGGTGGCTTACCAAAGTTCCAGCTTCTATTTCAAGCATTGTACTTATTACTATTTTGGTAATGTTCATGGGAATAATTCCACAGGTTCCTTCAACCAATAATTTAATCAATAATTTAGGCTTAAATCGCATTACTACAAACTGGGCATTTTTATTAATTTTATTTCAATTTTTAACCTGTTTAGGTCTTATTTCAATCAAAAGAATTTTACAATTTAAGTGGAGTAATTTTGGGTTTATTTTAAATCACGTAGGCTTATTTTTAGCACTAACAGCAGGTATGTTAGGTACTGGAGATTTACAGCGGTTATCTATAAATTTATATGAAGAAAAACCAAGTTGGATAGCAACGGATGCACAAAATAACCAACTTGAATTGCCTTTTGCTTTTTATTTAAAAGATTTTGTAATTGAAGAATATGCACCAAAATTAGCATTAATAGACAATAGTACCGGGAGTATTTCGCAAAATAAAGGCAATAATTTATATTTAGTTGAAAAAGATGAAACCTATTTTTTTAACAATTTTGAAGTAACGGTTGAAGATTATTTACCAAATGCCATTCGCTTTGGAATGCGATATGAACCTGTTAATGAAATTGGCGCACCACCAGCGGCATTTATTTCAGTAAAAAATATTGAAAATGATTCCATTCAAAAAGGGTGGATTAGTAGCGGAAGTTTCCGATATTCATATGAATCATTAAAAATTAATGATGCCTATTCTATGGTAATGACCATTCCTGAAGCAAAAAAATTTAGTTCAGACATAGATATTTTAACTAAAGAAGGAGAACGTATAAGTACAGTTTTAGAAGTAAATAAGCCTTTTAAATTTAGAGGTTATAAAATTTATCAATTAAGTTACGATGATAAAATGGGTAAATGGAGTAATTTAAGCGTTTTAGAACTTGTAAAAGACCCTTGGCTTCCTTTAATATATTTGGGTATATTTATGATGATTGCTGGTGCTATTTATATGTTTTGGATGGGAAATAAAATAACTAAAAACGAATAA